The Pantoea cypripedii genomic interval CCATGCCACTTTGCGCATTCCATTTTCCGGGGATAATCAGCGCATCCTGCACCGGTATCTGATGTTCAGCCAGCGCCGCTTTATAACCTGACAGGCGCTCCAGCCCGGTGGGAGAATCGAGTGATCCGGTGATAAAGGCGATATCACGATGCCCGAGCGCCACCAGCTGGTTTACCGCCTGCATCGCGTTGGCTTTCTGATCGGAATAAATACAGAAACTATGGTGCTGCCGCAGGCGACGATTGATCACCAGAATCGGCTGTTTATGTTGAGAAATGATCTCATCCATCTCATCAATGGAGAGAAAACGCGGGTAAATGATGATGCCATCACAACGCAAATCCAGCAGAAACTGAATCGCCGCCCGCTCCTCCGCCGCGCTGTGTTTACCATCGGCGAGGATTAACTGCCGATCCTGCTGTTCCAGCAAGCGGGCAGAATGGGACATCAGCTCGCTAAAGTAGCTGCCGCTGTACAGGGTATTGGTGATCACCAGGCCGATGGTCTGGGTCGATTTAACCGCCAGATTGCGCGCCAGCAGGTTGGGTCGAAAGTCAGTCTCAGCAATCGCCCGCAGCACCCGTTCGCGCTTTTCCTGGCTGACATAGCCATTTCCCGACAACACGCGCGACACCGTGGCTTTCGACACACCGGCTCTTTCAGCCACTTCCAGAATGGTTGCCATGGTTTTCTCATCTAATTCAAGACGTTTCGCAGTCTACCTAACATGCTCATTGATTGGGAAATTTTTCGCATGTCCGGCTTTGACACGCAACCGCCATTAAGTGATTCAGTTCACAATGTCATAAATCAAATTTTAAATTTCTTGCCAGGTTAAAAATACAATTTCATTATTTTGTGAAACCGGTTTCTCATGATGAGAAATTGAGCAAACGCTTTTCCCTGGTGTGCAACATCGTGTCACCTCTGTCCCTACAACAGATGCGCGACCGGCCAGCAAGTGACCTTTTGATAAGAGACGAAGAATCCATGTCGAAGAATTATGCCGAAGTCTCCCGCTCCATAGTCCAGGCGTTAGGTGGGCTGGAAAATATCGAAGCCGTGACGCATTGCATGACCCGCCTGCGCTTTGTGGTCAAAGACGGTAATCAAATCAACAACCCGGTATTGAAGGCCATTCCCGGTGTGATGGGGGTGGTGCATAACGATGCGCAATGCCAGGTGATCATCGGCAATAACGTCGGTCTGGCCTATCAGGAAGTGTTAAAGCTCGGTACGCCAGGAGCAACTGGTGACGCGACATCGGTGAAACGAAAAATCACCCTGAAAAGCATCGGCGCAGGCATCCTTGATGCGCTGGTGGGCACCATGTCACCCCTGATTCCTGCCATCATTGGCGGATCGATGGTGAAACTGCTCGCCATGGTCCTGAATATGTTCGGTGTGTTCGCCGAAGGGTCGTCAACGCTGGTGATCCTCAACGTGATTGGCGATGGGGCGTTCTTCTTCCTGCCGGTGATGGTCGCCGCCTCAGCCGCGCTGAAGTTCAAAACCAATATGTCGCTGGCGATTGCCATCGCCGGGGTGCTGATCCATCCCAATTTTATTGACCTGATGGCTAAAGCGGCACAGGGACAACACGTTGAATTTGCCTATATTCCGGTGACTGCCGTCAAATACACTTACACGGTCATTCCGGCGCTGGTGATGACGTGGATCCTGTCGCATATCGAACGCATCGTCGATCGCATCACCCCGGCGGTGACGAAAAACTTCCTTAAACCGATGCTGATTGTGTTGATTGCTGCACCGATCGCCATTGTGCTGATTGGCCCGCTGGGTATCTGGATCGGCAGCGGCATCTCCGCGCTGGTTTATACCATCCACGGTTATCTCGGCTGGCTGTCAGTGGCCATTATGGGTGCGCTCTGGCCGCTGCTGGTGATGACGGGCATGCACCGGGTATTTACCCCGACCATCATCCAGACCATCGCCGAGACCGGTAAAGAAGGCATGGTGATGCCTTCGGAAATTGGTGCCAACCTTTCCCTCGGCGGTTCCTCGCTGGCGGTCGCCTTCAAAACCAAAAACCCCGAACTGCGCCAGACGGCACTGGCCGCCGCCGCGTCAGCGATTGTCGCCGGTATCTCTGAACCGGCCCTGTATGGTGTGGCGGTACGCCTCAAGCGTCCGCTGATCGCCAGCCTGATCAGTGGTTTTATCTGCGGGGCGGTGGCCGGGATTGGTGGCCTTGCCAGCCATTCCATGGCCTCGCCCGGCTTGTTCACCAGCGTGCAGTTTTTTGATCCCAATAATCCGATGAGTATTGTCTGGGTCGGTGCCGTGATGGTGCTGTCCGTGGTGCTCTCGTTTATTTTGACCCTGATGCTGGGCTTTGAAGACATTCCGGTGGAAAAAACCGCCACTGCAACCCCGGCAACCGCTCCTGACATCGTTAAACCCGTAAACGCCAATTAATTGAGGCTATTCATGTCTGAACTGACATTTCCAGAAGGATTTTTATGGGGCGGCGCTTTGGCCGCCAATCAGTCTGAAGGGGGCTACCTGGAAGGCGGTAAGGGATTAACCACTGTTGATATGATCCCACATGGTCAGCACCGTATGCCGGTGAAACTGGGCCTTGAAAAGCGTTTTACCTTACGTGATGACGAATATTATCCCAGCCACAACGCCATCGATTTCTATCATCGCTACAAAGAAGATATCGCGCTGATGGCAGAAATGGGGTTTACCGTGTTTCGGACTTCCATCGCCTGGAGCCGCCTCTATCCGAATGGCGATGAGTTGCAGCCCAATCCTGAAGGCATCGCTTTTTACCGCGATGTTTTCAGCGAATGTAAAAAATACGGTATCGAACCGCTGGTGACCCTGTGCCATTTCGATGTCCCGATGCATCTGGTGACCGAGTACGGCTCATGGCGCAATCGTAAAATGATTGAGTTCTTTGCCCGCTACGCACGCACCTGTTTTGCAGCCTTTGATGGCCTGGTGAAGTACTGGCTGACATTTAATGAGATCAATATCCTGCTGCACAGCCCCTTTTCCGGTGCCGGGCTGGTGTTCGAAAGTGGTGAAAATCCCGAGCAGGTAAAATACCAGGCGGTACACCATGAACTGGTCGCCAGCGCCCTGGTGACGCGCATTGCCCACGAGGTCAACCCGGAAAACCAGGTCGGTTGCATGCTGGCGGGTGGCAACTTCTATCCGTGGTCGAGCAAGCCGGAAGATGTCTGGGCGGCGCTGGAAAAAGATCGTGAAAACCTGTTCTTTATCGATGTTCAGGCGCGTGGTGCCTACCCTTCCTATGCTGCGCGCGTGTTCCGCGAGAAAGGTGTGAAAATCGAGATGGAGGAAGGCGATAGCGAGATCCTGAAAAACACCGTGGATTTTGTTTCCTTCAGCTACTACGCCTCACGTTGTGCCTCTGCGGAGATGAATGAACAAAACAGCAGCGCGGCAAACGTGGTGAAATCGCTGACCAATCCGCATATTAAACGCAGCGACTGGGGATGGGGCATTGACCCGCTTGGCCTGCGCATCACCATGAATACCCTGTATGACCGCTACCAGAAGCCGCTGTTTCTGGTGGAAAACGGGCTGGGTGCGCGTGATGAAATCACCGCTGACGGCGAAATCAATGATGATTACCGTATCAGCTATCTCAAAGAACATATTTATGCGATGGCGCAGGCGATAGATGATGGTATCCCGGTCATCGGTTATACCACCTGGGGATGCATTGACCTGGTGGCCGCCTCGACGGGTGAAATGAGTAAACGCTATGGTTTTGTCTACGTTGATCGCGATGACCATGGGCAAGGCACCCTGAATCGCACGCGCAAGAAATCGTTCTGGTGGTATAAAAAAGTCATCGCCAGCAACGGGCGGGATCTGGATTAACCCCCCGCTTTTTTTGGCGATTTCAGCCTGAAATCCCTGCCCTGACGGCAGGGATTGTTTGTATTACCAGCGCGTTGCCTGCATATCAATGACGAAGCGATACTTCACGTCACCCTGCAACATACGTGTAAACGCCGCTTCAATCTGTTCCCCGGCAATCAGTTCGATATCCGCCGTGATGTTGTGCTCACCGCAGAAATCCAGCATCTCCTGGGTTTCTTTAATGCTGCCAATCGACGAGCCGCTGATACTCAGGCGGCGGAACACCATCGGCGTCACGTTGGGTGCCGGATGCGGCTGATCGGGAATGCCCACCAGCACCAGTTTGCCGTTGGTTTTCAGCGTGGCGAGATAAGGATCGAGGTCGTGCGGGGCGGCCACACAATCAACAATCATATCCAGCGAGGTCTGGCAGGCCGCCATCTGCGCCGCATCACGCGACACCACCACCTGCTTCGCCCCTAAGCGGCGTGCATCGGCACCCTTCTCCGGCGATGTGGTGAACAGCGTCACGTCCGCCCCCAGGGCCGTCGCCAGTTTCACTGCCATATGGCCTAAGCCACCCAAACCGACCACACCGACGCGGTCTCCCGCTTTGACATTGAAATGACGCAGCGGCGACCAGACCGTCACGCCAGCACATAGCAGCGGAGCAACTCCCGCCAGCGCCAGCTGCGGCGGCACTGCCACCACAAAATGCTGATCGACCACCACATGCTGCGCATAACCGCCCCAGGTGCGGTCGCCGGTATATTTATCGATGCCGTTATAGGTCGCAGTAAACCCGGCTTCGCAATATTGTTCTTCCTGCTGCTGGCAAAAATGGCACTCGCGGCAGGAATCGACCATCACGCCCACCCCGACCACATCGCCCACTTTAAAGCGGGTGACATCGCCACCGGTTGCCATCACGCGCCCGACAATCTCGTGCCCTGGCACCAGTGGATAGTGACTGACGCCCCATTCGTTACGCGCCATATGCAGATCTGAATGGCACACGCCGCAGTACAGAATCTCGATTTGGACATCCTGCGGCTGCACGCTTCGCAGCACGATTTGGCCGGATGACAAAGGTTGTGTGGCATGGGGTGCGACTAACGCGTTGATTTTCATTGCGCCTCCGAAAGCTTACTGGCAATGGCTGAGTGAAGGCGGCAGACTATAGTGAAGATGGTTCGATATTGATAGTAGTCACCATTTGGTGACCATAAAGCGAGAAACTGACTATGCCTGCCTGGGTTGATGGCAAACTGATGTTCTACGCGGATTCCCCGCCGCGTCGCCTGATGGATCTTTTTTCACTGAAATGGAGCAGCATGGTGCTGCATGCGTTATATCACTGGCCGGGACATCGCGCCCGTACCGGCGAGTTACAACGCAGTTTGCAGGGGATTTCGAAGAAGATGCTGTTTCAGACCTTAAAAGAACTGGAGCAGCGCGGTTTGATTGCCCGCCATGTCTATGAAGTGATCCCGCCAAAGGTGGATTATCGCCTGACGCCCCTCGGCATGACCTTTGCCGCGCCGATTGAGCAGATGTATCAATGGGGCCTGGAAAATCAGGCAGCGCTGGATGAGATGGCCGCCAATTATCAGGCCGCTATGGACGAGCCATCAGCCGCGTCATACACGCATGATCCTGCTCCCGATGTGGATTAAACACCACCAGGCTGAGTCCAGGTTTGCCCTCTACCGCGAAGGTGCTGTACTCCAGTTCCAGCACCCCTTCGTCCGGTAGCCACAGTTGCTTGATGCCTTCCCCGTGCTGGCTGACTTCATGCGATTGCCACAGACGGCGGAAGGTCTCGCTCATGGCACACAGCTCCTCCACCAGCGCCCGCACATGCTCGCTGGCACCGGTACGCGCCACGTCAGCGCGGAAATTCGCCACCAGCCCACGCGCAACGCTCTCCCATTCGGGTAAGCGTTTTTTCATCTGTTCATCGCGGAAGATCATCAACAGGATATTGCGCTGCGCAGGCGGCAACTGTGCGTAATCGACAAAGACCTTCGTCGCAGCCCGATTCCAGGCCACCACCTGCCATTCAGCGGTTTTCACCAGCGCCGGGGTCACGGGCATACTGTCGAGCACCCGTTGCAGTGAAGGTGAGACGCTGACGCCCGCCTGCCAGGTGACGCCGGGCAGGCGGTTCTGCGCCAGCAGAAACAGGTGGTCACGCTCTGCCGCACTCAGTTCCAGCGCTTGCGCCAGGCGTTCCAGTACCACTTCTGATGGCGCGCCACCCCTGCCCTGTTCCAGCCAGGTGTACCAGGTGGTACTGACACAGGCGCGGATCGCGACTTCTTCCCGGCGCAGGCCTGGCGTACGGCGACGCTGCATCGGGTAGCCCAGTCGGGCCGCATCCAGCCGCTGGCGGCGTTCACGCAGATAATTGCCCAGCAGATTGTCGTCTTGCATTGTCATGGTTTTATCCTGTTAGTCCCGATACCCGTATAAGCTCACGACTTTTCGCCGCGCCGCAGGCTTTTATCATAGTGCCTGTTACCAGCCAGTGAGGAGCACGATTATGCGAATTTTTGTGACCGGGGCGAGCGGCTTTGTCGGCTCCGCCATTGTGAAAAAACTCCACGCCCGTGGATATCAGGTGCTGGGTCTGGCGCGCAGCGACGCATCAGCAGAGAAGCTACAGCAACAAGGGGTGACGGTGATACGCGGCGACCTGGAGGATATCAGCAGCCTGCGTGCGGCAGTGCAGCAGAGTGATGGCGTGATCCATGCCGGTTATATCCATGATTTCAGTCGTATGGATCATGCTGCGGCCGTCGATCAACGCGCCATTCTGGCGATGGGGGAAGCACTGGCGGGCTCAAATCGCCCGCTGATTGTCACCTCCGGTACCGCACTGGTGGCGCCGGGGCGTATG includes:
- the ascF gene encoding PTS cellobiose/arbutin/salicin transporter subunit IIBC, translated to MSKNYAEVSRSIVQALGGLENIEAVTHCMTRLRFVVKDGNQINNPVLKAIPGVMGVVHNDAQCQVIIGNNVGLAYQEVLKLGTPGATGDATSVKRKITLKSIGAGILDALVGTMSPLIPAIIGGSMVKLLAMVLNMFGVFAEGSSTLVILNVIGDGAFFFLPVMVAASAALKFKTNMSLAIAIAGVLIHPNFIDLMAKAAQGQHVEFAYIPVTAVKYTYTVIPALVMTWILSHIERIVDRITPAVTKNFLKPMLIVLIAAPIAIVLIGPLGIWIGSGISALVYTIHGYLGWLSVAIMGALWPLLVMTGMHRVFTPTIIQTIAETGKEGMVMPSEIGANLSLGGSSLAVAFKTKNPELRQTALAAAASAIVAGISEPALYGVAVRLKRPLIASLISGFICGAVAGIGGLASHSMASPGLFTSVQFFDPNNPMSIVWVGAVMVLSVVLSFILTLMLGFEDIPVEKTATATPATAPDIVKPVNAN
- a CDS encoding 6-phospho-beta-glucosidase encodes the protein MSELTFPEGFLWGGALAANQSEGGYLEGGKGLTTVDMIPHGQHRMPVKLGLEKRFTLRDDEYYPSHNAIDFYHRYKEDIALMAEMGFTVFRTSIAWSRLYPNGDELQPNPEGIAFYRDVFSECKKYGIEPLVTLCHFDVPMHLVTEYGSWRNRKMIEFFARYARTCFAAFDGLVKYWLTFNEINILLHSPFSGAGLVFESGENPEQVKYQAVHHELVASALVTRIAHEVNPENQVGCMLAGGNFYPWSSKPEDVWAALEKDRENLFFIDVQARGAYPSYAARVFREKGVKIEMEEGDSEILKNTVDFVSFSYYASRCASAEMNEQNSSAANVVKSLTNPHIKRSDWGWGIDPLGLRITMNTLYDRYQKPLFLVENGLGARDEITADGEINDDYRISYLKEHIYAMAQAIDDGIPVIGYTTWGCIDLVAASTGEMSKRYGFVYVDRDDHGQGTLNRTRKKSFWWYKKVIASNGRDLD
- a CDS encoding NAD(P)-dependent alcohol dehydrogenase, which encodes MKINALVAPHATQPLSSGQIVLRSVQPQDVQIEILYCGVCHSDLHMARNEWGVSHYPLVPGHEIVGRVMATGGDVTRFKVGDVVGVGVMVDSCRECHFCQQQEEQYCEAGFTATYNGIDKYTGDRTWGGYAQHVVVDQHFVVAVPPQLALAGVAPLLCAGVTVWSPLRHFNVKAGDRVGVVGLGGLGHMAVKLATALGADVTLFTTSPEKGADARRLGAKQVVVSRDAAQMAACQTSLDMIVDCVAAPHDLDPYLATLKTNGKLVLVGIPDQPHPAPNVTPMVFRRLSISGSSIGSIKETQEMLDFCGEHNITADIELIAGEQIEAAFTRMLQGDVKYRFVIDMQATRW
- a CDS encoding winged helix-turn-helix transcriptional regulator: MPAWVDGKLMFYADSPPRRLMDLFSLKWSSMVLHALYHWPGHRARTGELQRSLQGISKKMLFQTLKELEQRGLIARHVYEVIPPKVDYRLTPLGMTFAAPIEQMYQWGLENQAALDEMAANYQAAMDEPSAASYTHDPAPDVD
- a CDS encoding helix-turn-helix transcriptional regulator; this translates as MTMQDDNLLGNYLRERRQRLDAARLGYPMQRRRTPGLRREEVAIRACVSTTWYTWLEQGRGGAPSEVVLERLAQALELSAAERDHLFLLAQNRLPGVTWQAGVSVSPSLQRVLDSMPVTPALVKTAEWQVVAWNRAATKVFVDYAQLPPAQRNILLMIFRDEQMKKRLPEWESVARGLVANFRADVARTGASEHVRALVEELCAMSETFRRLWQSHEVSQHGEGIKQLWLPDEGVLELEYSTFAVEGKPGLSLVVFNPHREQDHACMTRLMARP